One Methylophilus sp. TWE2 DNA segment encodes these proteins:
- the argA gene encoding amino-acid N-acetyltransferase, with translation MLGSNIRDLRKSQNLTLQQLAARIGTDASNLSRIERGEIGISEALLRATAQALNTTPGRLYDANLTPVSLTNTPPAILSHANSKDFVHWFRSAAPYIHAFGGSTFVIAFGGEVVSEQQFVALSHDLNLLASLEVRLVLVHGARPQIEQRLKRDNLTPKLHNGRRITDDAAMEAVKEANGAIRVEIESLLSMGIANSPMAGSDIRVASGNFVTAKPLGVRDGVDLQHTGEVRKIDATGIQKRLDDGELVLLSPMGYSPTGETFNLTLEDVAVSAAIALDAEKLIFLMDSEGVQNLRGELLREMTSAKAKNLLRNVQESDEPIHYSEDVNYYLPAAVRACEHGVARTHLISRHIDGAIIQELFTRQGIGTMITELPLETMRQANIDDVGGILMLIEPLENEGILVRRGRERIEMEINYFYVMEHDNRIIGCAALYPFPQEKMVEFACLAIDPAYRGGGRGDKLFNFCQQQASQKGFKQLFCLTTRTEHWFLERGFRELEIDQLPQEKQKLYNFQRKSKVFIKSL, from the coding sequence ATGCTTGGATCAAATATTAGAGATTTGCGTAAATCGCAAAATTTAACCTTGCAGCAACTGGCCGCTCGCATAGGCACGGATGCCAGCAATCTATCGCGCATTGAGCGCGGAGAAATTGGCATTTCTGAAGCCTTGTTACGCGCAACCGCCCAGGCATTGAATACTACCCCCGGGCGCTTGTATGACGCCAACCTGACGCCTGTGTCACTGACCAACACGCCACCGGCCATTTTGTCGCATGCCAATAGCAAAGACTTTGTGCACTGGTTCCGCTCGGCGGCGCCTTACATTCACGCCTTTGGCGGTAGCACGTTTGTCATCGCTTTTGGTGGCGAGGTGGTAAGCGAACAGCAGTTTGTCGCCTTGTCACACGACCTCAACCTGCTGGCTAGCCTGGAAGTCCGGCTGGTGCTGGTACATGGCGCACGGCCACAAATTGAGCAGCGACTCAAGCGCGACAACCTGACGCCCAAACTGCATAACGGCCGCCGTATTACTGATGATGCCGCCATGGAGGCGGTCAAAGAAGCCAATGGCGCCATCCGCGTGGAAATCGAATCCTTGCTTTCCATGGGCATTGCTAACTCGCCGATGGCGGGCAGCGATATCCGCGTTGCCAGCGGCAACTTTGTCACGGCCAAGCCACTTGGGGTGCGCGACGGTGTGGATCTTCAACATACTGGCGAAGTGCGCAAAATTGATGCCACCGGTATCCAGAAACGGCTAGACGACGGCGAACTGGTGCTGTTATCACCCATGGGTTATTCCCCCACTGGCGAAACCTTCAACCTGACACTGGAAGATGTGGCAGTGAGTGCCGCAATTGCGCTGGATGCGGAAAAACTGATTTTCCTGATGGATTCTGAAGGCGTCCAGAACCTGCGCGGCGAGTTGTTGCGTGAAATGACCTCAGCCAAAGCCAAAAACCTGCTGCGCAATGTGCAGGAAAGTGACGAGCCGATTCATTACTCGGAAGATGTGAACTACTACCTTCCTGCCGCCGTACGCGCCTGCGAGCATGGTGTGGCCAGGACGCACCTGATCTCGCGCCATATTGATGGCGCCATTATCCAGGAGCTGTTTACGCGGCAAGGCATAGGCACCATGATTACCGAACTGCCGCTGGAAACCATGCGTCAGGCTAATATTGACGATGTAGGTGGTATCCTGATGCTGATTGAGCCGCTGGAAAATGAGGGCATTCTGGTGCGGCGCGGCCGCGAACGCATAGAGATGGAGATCAACTATTTTTATGTGATGGAGCACGATAATCGGATCATAGGCTGCGCAGCCCTGTATCCATTCCCACAGGAGAAAATGGTGGAATTTGCCTGCCTGGCCATCGACCCAGCTTACCGTGGGGGAGGCCGTGGCGACAAATTGTTTAATTTTTGCCAGCAGCAAGCCAGTCAAAAAGGCTTTAAACAGCTTTTTTGCCTGACGACGCGCACCGAGCACTGGTTCCTGGAGCGCGGCTTTAGGGAACTGGAGATAGACCAATTGCCGCAGGAAAAGCAAAAACTCTACAATTTTCAGAGAAAATCCAAAGTTTTCATCAAATCGTTATGA
- the argB gene encoding acetylglutamate kinase, with protein MQTSTASQKAQTLSEALPYIKRFFDKTIVIKYGGNAMTDDRLKECFAQDVVLLKLVGMNPVVVHGGGPQINEMLDKLGKKGEFIQGMRVTDEETMDVVEMVLGGQVNKEIVNLINRHGGKAVGLTGQDGNFIHAHKLLMEDLKDPTKMIDVGHVGEISGIDPSIITFLDSGDFIPVVAPIGVGKDGETYNINADVVAGKLAEILNAEKLILLTNTPGVLDKSGQLLTGLTPKQIDDLVEDGTLSGGMLPKIGSALDAARSGVKSVHIIDGRVEHALLLEVLTDEGVGTLIKAK; from the coding sequence ATGCAAACCTCCACCGCTAGCCAAAAAGCGCAAACCCTGTCTGAAGCCTTACCCTACATCAAACGCTTTTTTGACAAAACCATCGTCATCAAATACGGCGGCAATGCCATGACAGATGACCGCCTCAAGGAATGCTTTGCGCAAGATGTTGTGCTGCTCAAACTGGTAGGCATGAATCCGGTCGTGGTCCATGGCGGTGGTCCGCAAATTAATGAAATGCTGGATAAACTAGGCAAAAAAGGCGAGTTTATCCAAGGCATGCGTGTCACCGACGAGGAAACCATGGATGTGGTGGAAATGGTGTTGGGTGGACAGGTCAACAAAGAGATTGTGAACCTGATCAACCGTCATGGCGGCAAGGCTGTCGGTTTGACCGGCCAGGATGGCAACTTTATCCATGCGCACAAATTGCTCATGGAAGACCTTAAGGATCCAACCAAAATGATAGACGTGGGCCATGTTGGTGAAATTTCGGGCATAGACCCCAGCATCATCACGTTTCTGGACAGTGGTGACTTTATTCCAGTGGTTGCCCCGATTGGCGTTGGCAAAGATGGCGAAACTTATAACATTAATGCCGATGTGGTGGCTGGCAAGCTGGCAGAGATACTCAATGCCGAAAAACTCATTTTATTGACTAACACGCCGGGTGTGCTGGACAAAAGCGGGCAGTTGCTGACTGGCCTCACCCCGAAACAGATTGACGACTTGGTAGAAGATGGCACACTGAGTGGTGGCATGCTACCAAAAATCGGCTCCGCACTGGATGCCGCCCGCAGTGGCGTCAAGTCTGTGCACATCATTGATGGTCGCGTGGAGCATGCATTGTTGCTGGAAGTGTTGACCGACGAGGGCGTAGGCACTCTGATTAAAGCCAAATAA
- a CDS encoding glutathione S-transferase family protein yields the protein MAEIVLYSNKLSRGRAVHWLLEELALDYEVVWLDFGQPMKEAEYLAINPMGKVPALKHGEAVVTETAAILTYLADTFPEKGLMPATGSPDRAAFYRWMFFITGPLEAATTAEFLGWKTPQKTPLGTPCQAFLGFGSMALTLNTLESHLSQHAYVVGDQFTAADVYLATHLNFGMRYTKAYQPRQVFEEYVNRLLQRPAKLRADAL from the coding sequence ATGGCCGAGATTGTTTTATACAGCAACAAACTGTCGCGTGGCCGCGCCGTGCATTGGCTGCTTGAGGAGCTGGCGCTGGACTATGAAGTGGTGTGGCTGGATTTTGGCCAGCCCATGAAAGAGGCAGAATATCTGGCGATCAATCCCATGGGCAAGGTGCCTGCCCTCAAACATGGAGAAGCCGTTGTCACTGAAACGGCAGCCATCTTGACCTATCTCGCGGATACTTTTCCCGAAAAAGGCTTGATGCCCGCTACTGGCTCTCCCGACAGGGCAGCATTTTACCGCTGGATGTTTTTTATCACAGGCCCACTGGAAGCGGCGACTACAGCTGAGTTTCTTGGCTGGAAAACACCACAAAAAACCCCATTGGGCACGCCCTGCCAAGCTTTTCTTGGTTTTGGCTCCATGGCATTGACACTGAATACGCTTGAGTCGCATTTAAGCCAGCATGCTTATGTGGTCGGTGACCAGTTCACGGCAGCAGACGTCTATCTGGCAACCCACCTGAACTTTGGCATGCGTTACACCAAGGCTTATCAGCCACGCCAGGTGTTTGAGGAGTATGTAAACCGTCTGCTGCAACGCCCTGCCAAGTTGCGTGCAGACGCCCTTTAA
- a CDS encoding pyrimidine 5'-nucleotidase, whose product MSRRVWIFDLDDTLHNASAQIFPVMNQCMTRYIMQRLEMEEAEAHQLRQHYWRIYGATLKGLMRHHGVNPYHFLAETHAFLTDDMVQTTRQLRQLLNSLPGRKCVFTNAPRVYAMRVLQVLGIADCFSLVFSVESSRFHAKPSVRGFQLLLRQLRCRATDCTLFEDSLPALMTAKRLGMRTVWISRRLHKPNFVQYRLPHVLALTHCALKKAPHPFPC is encoded by the coding sequence ATGTCACGCCGGGTGTGGATTTTTGATCTGGATGACACCCTGCACAACGCTTCGGCACAGATATTCCCGGTCATGAACCAGTGCATGACGCGCTACATCATGCAGAGGCTGGAGATGGAGGAAGCGGAAGCTCACCAGTTGCGGCAGCATTACTGGCGTATTTATGGCGCGACTCTGAAAGGACTGATGCGCCATCACGGCGTCAACCCGTATCACTTCCTGGCCGAAACGCACGCTTTTTTAACCGACGACATGGTGCAAACCACCCGCCAGCTAAGGCAATTACTCAACAGCCTGCCAGGGCGCAAATGCGTATTCACCAATGCTCCACGCGTCTATGCCATGCGCGTCCTACAAGTGCTCGGTATTGCAGATTGTTTTTCACTGGTATTTAGCGTCGAATCCAGCCGCTTTCATGCCAAACCCAGCGTACGTGGATTCCAGCTATTGTTACGCCAGTTACGTTGCCGGGCCACCGACTGCACCTTGTTTGAAGACAGCCTGCCAGCATTGATGACCGCAAAACGATTAGGCATGCGTACCGTGTGGATCAGCCGTCGTTTGCATAAGCCAAACTTTGTGCAATATAGGTTGCCGCATGTGTTGGCACTCACTCACTGTGCACTGAAAAAAGCACCACATCCATTCCCGTGCTGA
- the slmA gene encoding nucleoid occlusion factor SlmA, protein MATINKEARANRKQQILETLAGMLQTPRGEKITTAALAAKLDVSEAALYRHFANKAKMFEGLIEFIESALFGVMNKITSDETDGLKQVQLMLQTMLKFAERNPGMSRVLIGDALVNEDEALQARINQLLDRLEASLKQSLRIAEAQGNKITDAGIAANTMISFVLGRWHAFAKSGFKRKPSDNLEQHVTQLITGCLQ, encoded by the coding sequence ATGGCAACGATCAATAAAGAAGCACGCGCAAACCGTAAGCAGCAGATTCTGGAAACACTGGCAGGTATGCTGCAAACCCCGCGTGGCGAAAAAATCACGACAGCGGCCCTGGCGGCCAAACTGGATGTCTCCGAAGCGGCGTTATACCGCCACTTTGCCAACAAGGCCAAAATGTTTGAAGGTCTGATTGAGTTTATCGAAAGCGCATTGTTTGGCGTCATGAATAAAATCACCAGCGATGAAACGGATGGACTTAAGCAGGTGCAACTGATGCTGCAAACCATGCTGAAGTTTGCCGAGCGCAATCCCGGCATGTCACGGGTATTGATCGGCGACGCACTGGTCAATGAAGACGAAGCCCTGCAAGCGCGTATCAACCAGTTACTGGACCGCCTGGAAGCCAGCCTAAAACAATCGCTGCGCATCGCCGAAGCGCAAGGCAACAAGATCACTGATGCAGGCATCGCGGCTAATACCATGATCAGCTTTGTGCTGGGCCGCTGGCATGCGTTTGCCAAAAGTGGCTTCAAGCGCAAACCCAGTGACAACCTTGAACAGCATGTGACGCAATTGATTACCGGCTGTTTGCAATAG
- a CDS encoding DUF2788 domain-containing protein has protein sequence METTVFGMNEAQLTEFGMSWGLAGLILFIVFIVGNLAWKSKAGKTGTFALFLALTLGMVGFVAKLLIQHYLNIH, from the coding sequence ATGGAAACCACCGTTTTTGGCATGAATGAAGCCCAGCTGACCGAGTTTGGTATGAGCTGGGGCCTCGCTGGCCTGATCCTGTTCATCGTATTTATTGTCGGCAATCTGGCCTGGAAATCCAAGGCAGGCAAAACCGGGACATTTGCCTTATTTCTTGCACTCACCCTAGGCATGGTGGGTTTCGTGGCCAAACTGCTGATACAGCATTATCTGAATATCCATTAA
- a CDS encoding sensor domain-containing diguanylate cyclase: MDNSPPNDSDTYKTLLESTKAIPWKIDWASKQFTYIGPQIEPLLGWAPESWHSVEDWVARIHEEDRERVFNFCVQQSLQGLDHEADYKALAADGSYVWIRDVVHVIRTPSGEPEALIGFMFDISERKKTEEQLLNMQKQLEELSYKDGLTGVANRRMFDSVLEREWLEARQHQQPLSLIMIDIDYFKQYNDFYGHLQGDEVLKQVAKTLSHAGVRAKDFFARFGGEEFALILPETNALSASKIAERCRNLVFKEQIPHAKSEISQILTISVGAGSMTPGPTDDLKAFVESVDALMYQAKHDGRNRIVVKST; encoded by the coding sequence ATGGATAACTCACCTCCTAATGATAGCGATACCTACAAAACCTTACTCGAATCAACCAAGGCTATTCCGTGGAAGATAGATTGGGCCAGTAAGCAATTCACCTATATCGGTCCACAGATCGAACCTTTATTAGGCTGGGCGCCAGAAAGCTGGCACTCCGTAGAAGACTGGGTCGCGCGTATTCATGAAGAAGACCGTGAGCGTGTATTTAATTTCTGTGTGCAGCAGTCCCTCCAGGGTTTAGACCATGAAGCAGACTACAAGGCACTGGCCGCAGATGGCAGTTATGTGTGGATCCGCGACGTGGTGCATGTCATACGGACGCCAAGTGGCGAACCGGAAGCCCTGATCGGTTTCATGTTTGATATCAGCGAACGCAAAAAAACCGAAGAACAGCTGCTGAACATGCAAAAACAGCTGGAAGAGCTTTCGTACAAGGATGGCCTCACCGGGGTTGCCAATCGCCGAATGTTTGATAGCGTGCTTGAACGCGAATGGCTGGAAGCCAGGCAGCATCAGCAGCCGCTGTCACTGATCATGATTGATATCGACTATTTCAAGCAGTATAACGACTTTTACGGGCACCTCCAGGGGGATGAAGTGCTAAAACAGGTGGCGAAAACCCTGTCTCACGCCGGCGTACGGGCCAAGGACTTTTTTGCGCGATTTGGTGGTGAAGAATTTGCACTGATTTTACCTGAGACCAATGCGCTCTCAGCCAGCAAGATTGCCGAGCGCTGCCGTAATCTGGTGTTCAAGGAACAAATCCCGCATGCGAAATCGGAAATCAGCCAGATACTGACGATTAGTGTCGGTGCTGGCAGTATGACGCCTGGTCCAACCGATGACCTTAAAGCATTTGTTGAGTCGGTAGATGCGCTGATGTATCAGGCCAAACACGACGGCCGCAACCGTATCGTAGTGAAAAGCACCTGA
- a CDS encoding multifunctional CCA addition/repair protein, with protein sequence MQIYQVGGAVRDSLLGLPVKDRDYVVVGATPDQMVAAGYRPVGKDFPVFLHPHTQQEYALARTERKTAKGYKGFSVYADPKVTLEEDLARRDFTINAIAQAEDGSLIDPFQGQADIQKKTLRHVTEAFSEDPVRILRAGRFLARFTDFSVAPETLALMRSMVAAGEVDALVPERVWQEIAKGLMEKQPSRMFEMLRDCGALQVILPELNRLWGVPQTATYHPEIDTGIHVMMVIDYAAKQSYGLPVRFAALTHDLGKGTTPAEVLPRHIGHELRSVDLIREVVARLRVPNDCKDLALVVAKYHGKLHAARQMKASTLLQFLEELDAFRQRGRFEDFLLACECDSRGRLGLENCPLDDAKHLSAALQAAGTVDAGAIAQTCHSPAHIKQSVAEARIQAIQSALRLTH encoded by the coding sequence ATGCAGATTTATCAGGTAGGAGGCGCTGTACGCGATAGCCTGCTTGGCCTGCCGGTCAAGGACCGCGATTACGTGGTCGTGGGTGCCACACCCGATCAGATGGTAGCAGCTGGATACCGGCCGGTGGGCAAGGATTTTCCGGTGTTTCTGCACCCACATACCCAGCAGGAATACGCACTTGCCCGTACCGAACGCAAAACTGCGAAAGGCTATAAAGGGTTTAGCGTGTATGCCGATCCCAAGGTCACGTTGGAAGAAGACCTTGCTCGCCGCGATTTCACCATCAATGCGATTGCCCAGGCTGAAGATGGCAGCTTGATCGATCCATTTCAAGGTCAGGCTGATATTCAGAAAAAAACATTACGCCATGTGACCGAGGCTTTTAGTGAAGATCCGGTACGCATATTGCGCGCAGGCCGTTTTCTTGCACGGTTCACAGATTTTTCAGTGGCACCTGAAACCCTGGCGCTGATGCGCAGCATGGTTGCTGCTGGGGAAGTGGACGCGCTAGTGCCTGAACGTGTCTGGCAGGAGATAGCCAAAGGGCTGATGGAAAAGCAACCTAGCCGCATGTTTGAAATGTTGCGCGATTGTGGCGCGTTACAGGTGATATTGCCTGAACTTAATCGCTTGTGGGGCGTGCCACAAACCGCCACTTATCATCCCGAAATTGATACCGGCATTCATGTCATGATGGTGATTGATTATGCTGCGAAACAAAGCTACGGCTTGCCAGTACGCTTTGCCGCACTCACGCACGACTTGGGCAAGGGCACGACGCCTGCTGAGGTACTGCCACGCCATATCGGCCATGAGTTGCGCAGTGTGGATCTGATACGTGAGGTGGTTGCCCGCCTGCGTGTGCCAAATGATTGCAAGGACTTGGCCCTGGTGGTGGCCAAGTACCATGGCAAACTACATGCCGCCAGGCAAATGAAAGCCAGCACCTTGCTGCAGTTTCTGGAAGAACTGGATGCGTTCCGCCAGCGTGGGCGCTTCGAGGACTTTTTACTCGCATGCGAATGCGATAGCCGTGGCCGCCTGGGACTGGAAAATTGTCCTTTAGACGATGCCAAGCACTTGTCAGCCGCTTTGCAAGCGGCGGGGACGGTAGATGCAGGCGCCATTGCACAAACATGCCATTCCCCGGCACATATCAAGCAGTCTGTTGCAGAAGCCCGTATACAGGCGATACAGTCTGCACTTCGCTTAACGCATTAA
- a CDS encoding complex I NDUFA9 subunit family protein: MMKTVTVLGGSGFVGSSVVARLDQAGYKVKVLTRRREQAKHLILLPKVQVVECDIHDHAALKTQLQGSDVVINLIGILHQTRDNGFEQMHHQFPRRVAQLCEELGISRLLHMSALQASASAPSEYLRSKAAGDQAVMEYSKKLNVTIFRPSVIFGTRDRFINLFAKLIQWIPVLVLAMPQAKFQPIWVEDVAAAMVNAVDEPATYGKIYELGGPAIMTLQQIMEAVMKTIHVQRPIIGLSLRMSLLQGSFMQLLPIKLISRDNVKSMQVDNVCQQPMANELCVVPTDMFAVISGYLVKNTPRGAYDHFRAAAGRVINARR, encoded by the coding sequence ATGATGAAGACAGTGACTGTATTAGGCGGTAGTGGTTTTGTAGGCAGTAGTGTAGTTGCCCGGCTGGACCAGGCCGGCTACAAAGTCAAGGTGCTGACGCGCAGGCGCGAGCAGGCCAAGCACTTGATCCTGTTGCCCAAAGTGCAAGTGGTCGAATGTGATATCCATGACCATGCCGCCTTGAAAACGCAATTACAAGGCAGCGATGTTGTCATCAACTTGATCGGTATCCTGCATCAAACACGTGATAACGGCTTTGAGCAAATGCATCACCAGTTTCCACGTCGCGTGGCGCAGTTGTGTGAAGAATTGGGCATCTCACGCTTGTTACACATGAGCGCACTGCAAGCCTCAGCTAGCGCGCCCAGCGAATACTTACGTAGCAAAGCAGCCGGTGACCAGGCAGTGATGGAGTACAGCAAGAAACTGAATGTCACGATTTTCAGGCCATCGGTGATTTTTGGTACGCGTGACCGCTTTATCAACCTGTTTGCCAAACTGATCCAGTGGATTCCAGTGCTGGTATTGGCCATGCCACAAGCCAAATTCCAGCCGATCTGGGTAGAGGATGTGGCTGCCGCTATGGTGAATGCGGTGGATGAACCAGCGACCTACGGAAAAATCTATGAACTGGGTGGGCCGGCCATTATGACCTTGCAGCAAATCATGGAAGCGGTCATGAAAACCATTCATGTCCAGCGACCCATCATAGGCCTGAGCCTCAGGATGTCTCTATTGCAAGGCAGCTTTATGCAATTACTGCCGATCAAGCTGATTTCCCGCGATAACGTCAAATCCATGCAGGTCGATAATGTCTGCCAGCAACCGATGGCCAATGAACTGTGCGTGGTACCCACCGATATGTTTGCGGTCATTTCCGGCTATCTGGTCAAAAACACCCCTCGCGGTGCCTACGACCATTTCCGTGCCGCAGCTGGCCGAGTGATCAACGCCAGGCGCTAA
- a CDS encoding transglycosylase SLT domain-containing protein, producing MKTKLNSLLVFAACLLAMTRSVFAGDSEVYVQAKQAYQSRNLPQLVEATETLRQRRSPLLPYLQYWQMILTLDQLSYDQVQAFLQENNESLLSQRVRELWLKRLGRVQFWDQFVEVRAQIPMYYSFNDLGNQCYQVQAGIALDDPNAYEDGKKLLLDGKDLPADCQGMMEALQQVGVLDEKLLLTLYRDALFSNKTGLAKVLAKRSSKTDAGIFKQIDEMAQNPALALKKGNIQQRSAYSRALYLYAIHRQAKADINVAKASYQKYSGLLDNEEKQLAQAYIALEAARKHEPEALQGFNRVNASILSSEQWEWYARSALRQQDWERLLKVINDMPAVLAEEAAWRYWKARALIAKGQMADANQILAKLSQERHFYGWLAAEDLGPVAGEPMATYQPADEEVRQFARQPVIKRMEALFDADARYEARLEWMYLLEALDDPTRIVAAQYALLKGWYDLAVLAADKTSRTHNFELRYPTPYRDYLQKASRSRAIDEAWVYGIIRQESRFMHYAKSSVGAGGLMQVMPATAKWIAKKLGLNGYHDGMLHDIDTNVNLGTYYMRYTLDTFNGQEVMATAAYNAGPSRARRWAANTPLEGAIYAETIPFSETRNYVKKVLANAHMYAPRLGLPMLTLKKRLGVIPARAVAEVENVTTTIVISEQE from the coding sequence ATGAAGACTAAACTCAATTCTCTCCTCGTTTTTGCTGCTTGCCTGCTGGCGATGACCAGGTCAGTGTTTGCTGGAGATAGCGAAGTCTACGTGCAGGCAAAGCAGGCGTATCAGAGTAGAAACCTGCCGCAACTGGTTGAAGCCACCGAAACGCTCAGGCAACGTCGTTCCCCGCTATTACCTTATCTGCAATACTGGCAAATGATTCTGACCCTGGATCAGCTTTCTTATGACCAGGTACAGGCTTTTTTACAGGAAAACAACGAATCTCTGCTCTCGCAACGTGTGCGGGAGCTGTGGCTGAAGCGCCTGGGACGTGTGCAGTTTTGGGACCAGTTTGTGGAAGTGCGTGCGCAAATCCCGATGTATTACAGCTTCAATGATTTAGGTAACCAGTGCTATCAGGTGCAGGCAGGGATCGCGCTGGATGATCCCAATGCCTATGAAGATGGCAAAAAATTGCTGCTGGATGGCAAGGACTTACCAGCTGATTGCCAGGGCATGATGGAGGCTTTGCAGCAGGTTGGCGTGCTCGACGAAAAACTGTTGCTTACCCTTTACAGAGATGCTTTGTTTAGTAATAAAACCGGCCTGGCCAAGGTGCTGGCCAAGCGTAGCAGCAAAACCGATGCTGGCATATTCAAACAAATTGATGAGATGGCGCAGAATCCGGCACTGGCTCTTAAGAAGGGAAATATCCAGCAACGCTCTGCCTATAGCCGTGCACTGTATTTATATGCCATACATCGCCAGGCCAAAGCAGATATCAATGTGGCAAAGGCCAGTTACCAGAAGTATAGCGGCTTGCTGGATAACGAAGAAAAGCAACTCGCCCAGGCGTATATCGCGCTAGAAGCGGCACGCAAACACGAACCAGAAGCCTTGCAAGGATTTAACCGAGTGAATGCATCCATACTCAGCAGCGAGCAGTGGGAATGGTATGCTCGCAGCGCCTTGCGCCAGCAGGATTGGGAGCGCTTACTTAAAGTCATTAATGACATGCCTGCCGTATTGGCCGAAGAGGCTGCCTGGCGTTACTGGAAAGCCCGTGCGCTGATTGCCAAAGGACAGATGGCGGATGCCAACCAGATACTGGCCAAATTGTCACAAGAGCGGCATTTTTATGGCTGGCTGGCGGCTGAAGACTTGGGACCGGTGGCAGGGGAACCTATGGCTACTTATCAGCCTGCAGATGAAGAAGTGCGTCAGTTTGCCAGGCAGCCTGTCATCAAGCGTATGGAAGCGCTATTTGACGCAGATGCGCGCTATGAAGCACGGCTGGAGTGGATGTATTTGCTAGAGGCGCTGGATGATCCTACGCGTATTGTCGCCGCACAATATGCCTTGCTCAAAGGCTGGTATGACCTCGCCGTGCTGGCCGCCGACAAAACCAGCCGTACACATAATTTTGAACTGCGTTACCCCACGCCATACCGCGATTACCTGCAAAAGGCTTCACGCAGCCGCGCGATTGATGAGGCCTGGGTCTATGGCATTATCCGCCAGGAAAGCCGGTTCATGCATTATGCCAAATCTTCCGTTGGTGCCGGGGGGCTCATGCAGGTGATGCCAGCCACAGCCAAATGGATTGCCAAAAAACTGGGTTTGAATGGCTATCATGATGGCATGCTGCATGATATTGATACTAATGTGAACCTGGGGACGTATTACATGCGCTATACGCTGGATACTTTTAACGGCCAGGAAGTCATGGCGACCGCTGCCTACAATGCGGGACCCAGCCGTGCGCGTCGCTGGGCCGCTAATACCCCGCTCGAAGGTGCCATTTATGCTGAAACTATCCCTTTCAGTGAAACACGCAATTATGTCAAAAAAGTACTAGCCAATGCACATATGTATGCACCAAGGCTGGGGCTACCCATGCTGACACTTAAAAAGCGGCTGGGGGTCATTCCCGCCCGTGCGGTCGCTGAGGTGGAAAATGTGACGACGACCATTGTTATTTCAGAGCAAGAGTAG
- the lpxC gene encoding UDP-3-O-acyl-N-acetylglucosamine deacetylase — MLKQRTLKQTISATGVGLHSGEKVTLTLKPAPADHGVVFQRVDLPDAPAMRVAPTAVNDTRLSSALEFSGARVATVEHLMSALAGLGVDNILIELTAAEVPIMDGSSGPFIYLLQTAGLAELDAPKKFVRILKPVEVQDGDKWAKFTPHHGFKAEFTIDFAHPVFEFSGKTVTIDYDSQSYVDEISRARTFGFMHEVEYLRANGLAKGGSLDNAIVLDEYKVLNGGGLRYDDEFAKHKVLDAIGDLYILGYPIIGQFTAFKSGHALNNQLLRALLADDSAWEYCTFDNDAQAPVGFLKQREYFKPAPLLPV; from the coding sequence ATGTTAAAGCAACGCACGCTTAAACAAACGATCAGCGCCACGGGCGTTGGGCTGCACAGCGGTGAAAAAGTCACGCTGACGCTCAAGCCTGCGCCCGCCGATCATGGTGTCGTGTTCCAGCGTGTCGATTTGCCCGATGCGCCTGCCATGCGGGTCGCCCCGACGGCAGTGAACGATACCCGCCTGAGCTCCGCCCTAGAGTTTTCAGGTGCGCGCGTTGCTACCGTGGAGCATTTAATGTCTGCTCTCGCCGGTCTGGGGGTAGACAATATACTGATAGAGCTGACGGCTGCTGAAGTGCCCATCATGGATGGCAGTTCGGGGCCGTTTATCTATCTGTTACAAACGGCCGGACTGGCAGAGTTGGACGCGCCCAAAAAGTTTGTGCGTATCCTCAAGCCGGTAGAAGTACAAGACGGTGATAAATGGGCAAAATTTACACCGCATCATGGCTTTAAAGCCGAATTTACCATTGATTTTGCACACCCTGTGTTCGAGTTCTCTGGTAAAACAGTCACTATCGATTACGACAGCCAAAGTTATGTCGACGAGATCAGCCGAGCACGTACCTTTGGTTTTATGCACGAGGTGGAGTACCTCCGTGCGAATGGCCTGGCTAAAGGTGGTAGCCTGGATAATGCGATTGTGCTCGATGAGTACAAGGTATTGAATGGAGGCGGATTGCGTTACGACGATGAGTTCGCCAAACACAAGGTGCTAGACGCCATAGGCGATCTTTACATCCTGGGCTATCCGATTATTGGTCAGTTTACGGCTTTCAAGTCCGGCCATGCCCTCAATAACCAGTTGTTGCGAGCACTGCTGGCCGATGATTCCGCCTGGGAATATTGCACGTTTGATAATGATGCCCAAGCGCCGGTGGGCTTCCTCAAGCAGCGCGAGTACTTTAAGCCGGCACCCCTGTTGCCAGTGTAA